The Candidatus Methylomirabilis limnetica genome has a window encoding:
- the dnaG gene encoding DNA primase gives MIPEELVSKVLAGTDIVQLIGRYLPLKPAGRYYKALCPFHNEKTPSFTVNPERQIFHCFGCGEGGDAAGFMMRQEHLNFPEAIRALADRAGISLPAHSHVNAGSGTGQNERARLGLLEVHKVAAEFFRHQLQHQTVGATARQYLRSRGIPDAVVEEFGLGYAAASWEELLRHLLRRGFSKKQVEEAGLALPRKDGSGAYDRFRNRLMIPICDSVGQVIAFGGRVLDDSLPKYLNSPETPIYKKGAHLYGLHLAASAIRDRGSALVVEGYFDLIALHAHGVQHTVAVLGTALTAQQIALLRRYTTRALLVFDPDAAGIAAARRCVESLLNSGLDWRVILLPDGEDPDRFLRERGPSAFADALTQSKDLMEFLLDQKVSGFNLTSPEGQAEAVNAVLPLLSTVGNEITRQRYTEKLARRVSLSNDAIIRELNLQVKGRKRETIPPSLQPRGLPSIDWKLIHLALHHPGAAQRMRESVRPEELQDQILRRIFQYAVMGPGGGQGTISLATVEPEVQRVLTQLLATDLEEYDGEEAIEWALSDYLARIKVRRERRTGEELRKQMDTAERAGDHATVARLQAQFLALSHDRPPLVPRQYRGA, from the coding sequence GTGATCCCGGAGGAGTTGGTCTCTAAGGTGCTGGCCGGCACCGACATTGTGCAGCTCATTGGGAGATACCTCCCACTGAAGCCTGCCGGACGTTACTATAAGGCCCTGTGCCCCTTCCATAACGAAAAGACCCCTTCCTTCACGGTCAACCCCGAACGCCAGATCTTTCACTGCTTTGGCTGTGGGGAGGGCGGGGATGCGGCCGGTTTCATGATGAGGCAGGAGCACCTCAACTTTCCTGAGGCGATCCGAGCGCTGGCCGACCGAGCTGGAATTAGCCTCCCAGCGCATTCCCACGTCAATGCCGGGAGCGGGACAGGGCAGAACGAGCGCGCGCGCCTGGGGCTGCTGGAAGTTCACAAGGTGGCGGCAGAATTCTTTCGCCACCAACTCCAACATCAGACGGTCGGGGCGACCGCCCGTCAGTATCTGAGAAGCCGGGGCATCCCGGATGCGGTCGTTGAGGAGTTCGGGCTCGGGTACGCAGCGGCATCCTGGGAGGAACTCCTTCGCCACCTGCTGCGCAGGGGATTCTCCAAGAAGCAGGTGGAGGAGGCGGGGCTGGCGTTGCCACGCAAAGATGGGAGTGGGGCGTATGATCGATTCCGAAACCGGCTGATGATCCCGATCTGCGATTCGGTAGGTCAGGTTATTGCCTTTGGTGGTCGCGTCCTTGACGATTCCCTACCGAAATATCTGAACTCTCCCGAAACGCCTATCTACAAGAAGGGGGCGCACCTGTATGGCCTGCACCTGGCGGCTTCCGCCATCCGCGATCGTGGGTCGGCTCTTGTCGTGGAAGGGTATTTCGACCTGATTGCGCTACACGCTCATGGTGTGCAGCACACTGTGGCAGTCCTGGGCACTGCGCTGACGGCCCAACAGATTGCCCTGCTCCGCCGATATACGACACGGGCATTGCTGGTGTTCGATCCGGACGCAGCCGGGATCGCCGCGGCGAGGCGTTGCGTCGAGAGCTTGCTGAACAGTGGGCTCGACTGGCGGGTGATTCTGCTCCCGGATGGAGAAGATCCTGATCGTTTTCTGCGGGAGCGCGGCCCCTCGGCCTTCGCCGATGCGCTCACACAATCGAAGGACCTGATGGAGTTCCTGCTCGATCAGAAGGTCTCCGGGTTTAATCTGACCAGCCCCGAGGGTCAGGCTGAGGCGGTGAATGCCGTCCTGCCCCTCTTGAGTACCGTCGGTAATGAGATCACGCGGCAACGTTACACGGAAAAGCTCGCACGCCGCGTGTCCCTCTCCAATGATGCCATCATCCGCGAGCTCAATCTCCAGGTGAAAGGCCGTAAGCGAGAAACCATACCGCCATCACTGCAACCCAGAGGCTTGCCGTCCATAGACTGGAAGCTCATTCACCTGGCTCTCCACCATCCCGGCGCGGCCCAGCGTATGCGGGAGAGCGTGCGGCCGGAGGAGCTGCAGGATCAGATCCTTCGCAGGATCTTTCAGTATGCGGTGATGGGGCCTGGAGGTGGGCAGGGTACGATATCCCTCGCTACGGTAGAACCGGAGGTGCAGCGGGTACTCACGCAGTTGTTGGCGACAGATCTCGAGGAGTACGACGGGGAGGAGGCGATCGAGTGGGCCCTCTCCGATTATCTTGCGCGCATCAAAGTCAGGCGTGAACGCCGGACGGGTGAGGAGCTCCGGAAACAGATGGACACGGCCGAACGGGCGGGCGATCATGCGACGGTTGCGCGCCTGCAGGCCCAGTTTCTTGCGCTCAGCCACGACCGACCTCCTCTTGTGCCCAGGCAGTATCGTGGAGCCTAG